In one Nocardia tengchongensis genomic region, the following are encoded:
- a CDS encoding NUDIX hydrolase — protein MKRATQWNILGERLVDENRHIRLSTVDVELPDGVRFTQYVARMPRCAMTLVLNENREVLLMYRHRFIIDQWVWELPGGYVDHAEDVAVAAAREVEEETGWRPRTMEHLVTYQPSIGTLDQPQEIYLARGADLTDTAPDINEAEDIRWIPLDAAAAMIDRGEIVGAATVVGIDRALSLAG, from the coding sequence GTGAAGCGTGCGACGCAGTGGAACATCCTCGGTGAGCGACTGGTCGACGAGAATCGGCATATTCGACTCTCGACTGTCGACGTCGAGCTGCCGGATGGTGTCCGGTTCACTCAGTATGTGGCGCGGATGCCGCGGTGCGCGATGACGTTGGTGCTCAACGAGAACCGTGAGGTGCTGTTGATGTACCGGCATCGGTTCATCATCGATCAATGGGTGTGGGAACTGCCGGGCGGTTACGTCGACCACGCCGAGGATGTCGCGGTCGCGGCGGCGCGGGAGGTGGAAGAGGAAACCGGGTGGCGGCCACGCACGATGGAACACCTCGTGACGTATCAGCCGTCGATCGGTACCTTGGATCAGCCACAGGAGATCTACCTGGCTCGAGGCGCGGACCTGACCGACACCGCACCCGACATCAATGAGGCCGAGGACATTCGGTGGATTCCTCTCGACGCGGCTGCGGCCATGATCGATCGGGGCGAGATCGTCGGCGCAGCAACGGTAGTCGGGATCGATCGGGCGCTCAGCCTCGCCGGGTGA
- a CDS encoding helix-turn-helix domain-containing protein, with the protein MAFTEAEAKVLGALAILDVDDALTVRQLCRATGLPDTSIHRALMRLSRTGLAMGTVQGPARWRCTDRGRRAIARPVYRDYVGAQS; encoded by the coding sequence ATGGCATTCACCGAAGCGGAGGCGAAAGTGCTGGGCGCTCTGGCGATCCTGGATGTGGATGACGCCTTGACCGTGCGCCAGCTCTGCCGAGCGACCGGACTGCCCGACACCTCCATCCACCGCGCACTGATGAGACTGTCGCGCACCGGGCTGGCGATGGGCACGGTGCAGGGCCCCGCACGCTGGCGCTGTACCGACCGTGGACGGCGCGCGATCGCGCGGCCGGTCTATCGCGACTATGTCGGAGCGCAGTCATGA